One stretch of Saccharomonospora xinjiangensis XJ-54 DNA includes these proteins:
- a CDS encoding SDR family oxidoreductase, which yields MRIAVAGATGNIGSLTAAVLERQGHEVVRISRSLGVDLRTGEGLDGVLAGVEAVVDAINAPPADEAATVEFFGATTRNLLAAEERAGVGHHVLLSIVGIHDIGGNAHYAGKREQERLVSEGPVPWTIVPFTQFHDFAAMVTSWTEQDGVATIAPLLVQPIAPSDVADILAEIATGEAKGRYVDVAGPEPHDLVDMARRTNQARGREVRLVPTWSGIFGASMAGEVLLPGEGARIAPTTFDEWLATQKPAEEV from the coding sequence ATGCGAATCGCGGTTGCCGGTGCCACGGGCAATATCGGGAGCCTCACCGCTGCCGTCCTCGAACGACAGGGGCACGAGGTCGTGCGCATCAGCCGCTCGCTCGGCGTTGACCTGCGCACAGGGGAGGGGTTGGACGGGGTGCTCGCCGGCGTCGAGGCCGTTGTGGACGCCATCAACGCGCCCCCTGCCGACGAGGCCGCCACAGTCGAGTTCTTCGGTGCCACGACACGGAACCTGCTCGCCGCCGAGGAGCGCGCGGGCGTCGGCCACCACGTCCTGCTCTCGATCGTCGGCATCCACGACATCGGCGGCAACGCCCACTACGCGGGGAAGCGCGAGCAGGAACGCCTCGTGTCGGAGGGCCCGGTGCCCTGGACGATCGTGCCTTTCACCCAGTTCCACGACTTCGCGGCGATGGTGACGAGCTGGACCGAGCAGGACGGCGTCGCCACGATCGCGCCACTTCTGGTGCAGCCCATCGCCCCTTCCGACGTCGCCGACATCCTCGCCGAGATCGCGACAGGCGAGGCGAAGGGTCGCTATGTCGATGTCGCGGGGCCCGAGCCGCACGACCTCGTCGATATGGCGAGGCGCACGAATCAGGCGCGAGGCCGTGAGGTGAGGCTCGTGCCCACCTGGTCGGGGATCTTCGGAGCGTCCATGGCGGGTGAGGTCCTGCTGCCAGGGGAAGGCGCCCGTATCGCGCCGACCACGTTCGACGAGTGGCTTGCGACCCAGAAGCCCGCGGAGGAGGTCTGA